One window of Hoplias malabaricus isolate fHopMal1 chromosome 16, fHopMal1.hap1, whole genome shotgun sequence genomic DNA carries:
- the plekho2 gene encoding nucleolar protein dao-5 yields MDDEVKEDPAKPTRVRSTDKAGWLKKSTGKFLGSYKERYIQLDRTEIAVYENEELKNCVERIDLENFDKCHELRSPFKKKTRLILIGSPKSGSKVGDVKFQAQNQEEKDAWIKALSDGINRAKNKIFDEVKVDEGLSLEHVTRSRPKGNRGRRPPTRIHMKEAANVSSDGILRMDLDAVDRTPNGTHFVSTEGSETAKSQETPSKSMNDIPEEAASEGSPSQKKTLKPPMPPSKENKPSESQESEAPQKKVLKPPMPPSKDKKPSEIIEEEPGEVMQEKKVLKPPMPPSKDAKPTISVNGDGTQENASDGGGECGEAPTANETSPTPEESDEADDAESCEPTPLVTTNSTNPPIPPSKDKKPTKELTEKEGLSEGDDKGLPEIDNKEDKECEVGEKDGEDVKAINPDSEKTDEDEGGLKIEDKAFTLSNNAPKSQGVSWDSPSTDDNLVKEDATKPAVLDTTQSVEDKSSELVKSTSEVKSTPNSTPEIVKKGPPAPPKKKPMKPPIKSADTALESGPVVSSLPNTVTNPVSEKEAVPQNDMKPDTQETKDERKVFVLSISSPGAGEELDNISGAEVEVEEKSIDSGQLSAEDSENGDQVTSSTDKLEGSLQGLDGETSEEDLESSDSKTPPSVDKPSPEILPLTSKTTVENSSANPPQTTCPTTELSGSASVPSSKSKSASTGNLVDLQATPQGSDMNNLQSQVSVELEETVKLLGEIGPCSEGGSNPEDLLATAMEKLRKADQFLKEAAGYKELQNKSNRTSW; encoded by the exons GAGGTTAAGGAAGATCCAGCCAAGCCCACAAGGGTGAGGTCCACAGACAAGGCCGGCTGGCTGAAGAAGTCCACGGGGAAGTTCCTGGGCAGTTATAAGGAGCGCTACATCCAGCTGGACAGGACAGAAATTGCAGTTTACGAGAATGAG GAATTGAAGAACTGCGTAGAGCGAATAGACCTGGAAAATTTTGACAAATGCCATGAGCTACGCAGTCCTTTCAAGAAGAAAACAAGGCTGATACTGATAGGATCACCGAAGAGTGGGAGTAAG GTCGGTGATGTCAAATTTCAAGCTCAAAATCAGGAGGAGAAAGATGCCTGGATCAAGGCACTCAGTGATGGCATTAACCGAGCAAAGAATAAAATCTTTGATGAG GTAAAAGTAGATGAAGGGTTATCTTTGGAGCATGTAACACGTTCTCGCCCGAAAGGAAACCGTGGTAGGAGGCCACCCACCAGAATACACATGAAAGAG GCTGCAAACGTGTCATCAGATGGAATCCTCAGAATGGACCTCGATGCCGTAGACAGGACTCCTAATGGCACACACTTTGTCAGTACTGAAGGAAGTGAAACTGCAAAGTCTCAAGAGACTCCGTCCAAATCCATGAATGACATTCCAGAAGAAGCTGCCAGTGAAGGATCTCCGTCTCAGAAGAAAACTCTGAAACCACCTATGCCGCCATCAAAGGAGAACAAACCCAGTGAAAGCCAGGAGAGTGAGGCTCCACAAAAGAAGGTTCTTAAGCCACCAATGCCACCATCGAAGGATAAAAAGCCTTCTGAAATTATAGAAGAGGAGCCAGGTGAGGTGATGCAGGAGAAGAAGGTCCTGAAGCCTCCAATGCCTCCTTCAAAGGATGCCAAACCAACAATATCTGTCAATGGAGATGGCACTCAAGAGAATGCCTCAGatggtggtggcgagtgtggagaagcccctaCTGCAAACGAGACAAGTCCAACTCCAGAAGAGTCTGATGAAGCAGACGATGCAGAGTCTTGTGAACCTACCCCTCTTGTCACCACCAATTCCACCAATCCTCCGATTCCACCATCGAAAGACAAAAAACCCACCAAGGAACTTACTGAAAAAGAAGGTCTTTCAGAAGGTGATGACAAAGGTCTTCCAGAAATTGACAACAAAGAGGATAAAGAGTGTGAAGTTGGTGAGAAAGATGGTGAGGATGTAAAGGCTATCAATCCTGATTCTGAGAAGACAGACGAAGATGAAGGTGGGCTTAAGATAGAAGATAAAGCATTCACTCTCTCCAATAATGCCCCCAAGTCCCAGGGAGTGAGCTGGGATTCACCTAGTACAGATGATAACCTGGTTAAGGAAGATGCTACCAAACCTGCTGTCTTGGACACCACTCAGAGTGTGGAAGACAAAAGTTCTGAACTGGTAAAATCTACCAGTGAAGTCAAATCAACTCCAAATTCAACTCCAGAAATTGTTAAAAAGGGACCTCCAGCACCACCCAAAAAGAAGCCTATGAAACCACCCATTAAAAGTGCAGACACCGCTCTAGAGAGTGGCCCTGTGGTCAGCTCACTTCCTAATACTGTCACCAACCCAGTTTCAGAAAAAGAGGCTGTTCCTCAGAATGATATGAAACCAGACACTCAGGAAACCAAAGATGAGCGCAAGGTATTTGTCTTGTCAATCAGTAGTCCAGGAGCAGGTGAAGAGTTGGATAACATCTCTGGGGCTGAAGTGGAAGTGGAAGAAAAGTCTATAGACAGTGGTCAGCTCTCTGCTGAGGATTCTGAAAATGGTGACCAAGTAACGTCATCCACAGATAAGCTGGAAGGAAGCCTCCAGGGTCTGGATGGTGAGACCAGTGAGGAGGACTTAGAGTCTTCTGACAGCAAGACTCCTCCAAGTGTGGACAAGCCATCCCCAGAAATCTTACCCCTGACATCTAAAACCACTGTAGAGAACTCTTCCGCCAACCCTCCACAAACCACATGCCCCACCACCGAACTTTCCGGTTCAGCATCAGTGCCCTCCTCCAAATCTAAGTCTGCATCTACGGGAAACCTTGTCGACTTGCAGGCCACACCACAGGGAAGTGACATGAACAACTTACAAAGTCAAGTATCCGTAGAGCTTGAAGAAACTGTAAAGCTGCTGGGAGAAATAGGACCATGCAGTGAAGGGGGAAGTAACCCAGAGGATCTGCTGGCCACTGCAATGGAGAAGCTCAGGAAAGCTGACCAGTTTTTGAAAGAAGCTGCGGGTTATAAAGAGCTTCAGAACAAGAGCAATAGAACAAGCTGGTGA